DNA from Ignavibacteriota bacterium:
ACGGTTCGCGTTCGACACGACGAAGAGATTCTGTGCTTTGAGCTCCGTCCGCACGTGTTCCTTCAGCCGCTCCGGGGTCCAGAGCGCCTCCCCCGTCATGCGGAGCCGGGCCTCGCGTTGTGCCGCCGCGCGGGCCTGGGCTAGACTGCGGGCAAACAGCGAGACCTCCACGCCCAGAGGACCGAGCAGTTCGGCGCGCGGAAGCGGATACTCCTCAACATTCCTTCCGATGCGTAGTCCACGCAACCACTGCGCTGCCTGTGCGATCGGGCCGGTGATGCTCCATCGGACCACGACGACCGTGATAAGGATGATGAGGGCCACCTGGACAAGCAGTCCGAAGAAATTCGTGTACCAGATCCCCTTCAACCGTTCATCCATGAACGACGCATCGTGCGAGAGGAGGATCGTGCCTGAAGCCTGTCGCCCCGATCGGACCGGCCGGGCAAAGAGATGCACGCGGCGCTGGCCAAGGACCTCGAACACCGACACCGCCGTGTCGCGTACCATCGCCTCATACACCAGTGCCGCGACCGCCGGCGACGCGTCCTGCAATGATGCGGTCGATGCAAGTTCTGCACCGCTACTATCAAAAAGGGCCAGGCCGATAAGGCGGGTCTATTGCCGAACCGGTCGACCAGCGCCTTGAGGCGGTCCTGGTCCGCGGAGAGAACGGCGGAACGCATTGCCTCCTCGAACCCCTCGGCAAGTACGTTCGCCCGTGTATCGAGCTCTTTCTCCATCAATTCCCGGTCGCTCTTTACCTGGCTCCAGGAGAAGAGTGCGGCAACCGCCGCGGCAGCGATCAGAAGCGCGATGATCAGGCGAATGGTGATCTTCATCGTCGTACCTCCATGGCATTGGATGGGGGCGGCACGCCAGGCCGCCCGTCACCCGCCAGGATCGTACGGTGCGGGCCAACACCATGCAGTGGCGGCCGTCATCATCTCAGAGAAGAACGATCGGACCGTCTCACACACACAAAGACAGCTCGATCAGGAGAGATCAGGAGGAGACGGGAGACGACGGGGGGGCACGAGAAGGAGACCGCCTCGCGGCCGGATGGCCAGGCACGGCGTCATCACAAAGAGCGATCGCGATCCGGGAACCGGTACGCTGCGCAGGAACGAGTTGCACGATGATCGCCGGTTCCGGTGCCGAGACCGTGACCTGGGAAGGCAGATGCCGTTCCTGAAACAGGGAGACCCGGCCGGGTTTGTGCATGGGGACACGAGCAGGAGCGACGCGTGCGTCCCTTCCAGGGCCGCAAAGCGTGAGCACCTGGAGATGCCCGCCAAGCCCAACCCCTCCGTACACGATGGGGAGGAGGGCGACGATCCCCCTGTTGGTGTTCGCTTCATGGGTGTCATCAAGGCAATCAACAAATCCCGCCGCTGAATTGCAACCCTCCGGGGTGATGGGATCCCAGATCTCCGTGTGTCAGCACGCAACAGGTTCGTTGATGAGCGCCGCGCCCCACCGGCGGGCCGCATCGGGAGCGGCCCGTCCCGGCTCCATCGCACTCGTGAAGAGTGCCGATCGATGGCGGCCGGATCCGGGACGGGATCCACGATCCGCGTATGGGTGGAAAACCAACAGGGGCCCGGAAGTCGTCCTCCCGGGCCCCTGACATTGGAAGCACACCGCGATCACCTCACCAGCAACAGCCGGCGGGTCTCGGTCGTGGTCCCTGCCTGCAAGCGGTAGAAGTACATGCCGCTCGGAAGGCTCTCGGCGTTGAAGCGGATCTCATGATACCCGGCTTCCTGTTCGCCGTTCGCAAGCTCCGCCACTTCGACGCCCAGCAAATTAAAGACCTTCAACTGCACAGAGGCCTTTGCGGGGAGACTGTAACGGATCGTTGTGGACGGATTGAACGGATTCGGATAGTTCTGATCCAGCGTCACGGTCGTCGGCGTGGTCCGGTTCTCCGCAACACTCGTCAGGGAGATACGCACCCTCCATGTGCTGCTGAGCGGGCCCCACCCGCCGGCGTTGCCCGCACGCACGCGCCAGTAGTAGGTACTGGCGAGTGTCAGGCCGGAGACGTTCTTGGTCGTATCGGTCAGCGAAGAATCCACGGACCGGCCGGCGGTGAACAGGGAATCCGTCGCGATCTCGAACCAGTACTTCGTCACACCTGCAACACCCCTGTTCCACACGAAGTTCTGCGTGGTGGCGGCGCTCACGCTGCCGTTCAGAGGGAGCAGCAATACCGGGGCGCCGATCACCACCGGCCCGTTCACCGTCAACGTTGCGCTGTTGGTCTGAATCGTGCCGGCGGGATTCTTGATCACACAGCGGTACTGCGCACCGTTGTCACCGGACCCCGCAGGCGGGATAACGTACCGCGGACCGTCGGCACCAAAAATATCCACCGTGTTCTTCTGCCACTGATACGTGATCGGCGGGGTCCCGGAGACCGCGGCGATGAACACCGCCGTGTCGCCTACCGTGATCGATGCTGACGCCGGATGGCCTGTCACTGCCAGCGGGGCCACACTGCTGACCTTGGAGAGAGACACATCATCGAAGGAGAACACGTCGCCGGCCGAGTCGTACGGCGCAAGGTAGAACATCATGCGGGCATCCGTAGCAACACCGGCAAACCCTGACGCGGTGAACGTCACCGAGTGGTCTTTCCAGGTGGTGTCCAGAGTGATGACCTGTCCCGATACGCCGTACGATGTGAACGGTGACGCATGCTTCTGAATGCTCACGGAGACATCATGGCCGGACGTGCTGTACGCACGGAAGTACAACCTGTATTGCGCACCGGCTTCGAGTGTCACGCCGGTCTGGTACAATTGCACGTTGCTGCCTTCCGTTGCGACCGCCACGCGACCGGCATGCGGGTTCCGCGGGCCGGCCGGTGCAGCGGTGAACGTGGCGCTCCCATTCGTATAGAACGCCCACGATGCCGTTCCCTGTTCAAAGCCTGCATTCGCAAGGACGGAGACGGAGCCCGTGGTGACCTTCAACTTCGCTTCGGCGCTGAAGGTGCTGTCGAGAGTGTTCTTCACGACACACTGGTACACCGATCCGCTGTCGACGAGGCTCGTTGCCGGAGTGGTGTACACGGAGTCCGTGGCACCATTGATCGGTGCGCCGTTCTTCTTCCATTGGAAGGAGATCGGCGGGGCACCCTGGACGCGCACGGTGAAGGTGGCAGGCTGCCCGACGCCGACAAGCTGGTCGACCGGGTCGAACAGGATCGTGGGCGCAGCAGAACTCACCACGATCAGCCGCGCCGCTGCGCTGGGCGTATCGCCTCCGCCATTGCTGACGATGCAACGGAAGAGTGCGCCGCTGTCGGCTTTGCTCACCGGTGGCGTCGTGTACGACGGTTCCGTGGCACCATCGATGTCGGCGCTGTTCTTCTGCCACTTGTAGGTCAACGGTGCCGTGCCGGATGCCTGCACCGTGAATGTCGCGGTCGCACCCACGATCACTGTCTGGTCCGTGGGTTCCTTGTCGATCACCGGCGATGTCGTCCCGCTTCCCACCGTCAGCGTTGCCCGGTTGCTCGTCGCAGTACCATAGTCATTGGTGACCACACACCGGAACGTTGCGCCATTGTCACCGGAGCTGGTTGCCGGGGTGGTATAACTCGAGCCCGTCGCCCCATCGATGTCGGCATCGTTCTTCTGCCACTGGTACCGGAGCGGCGCAGTCCCGCTCGCGCCGACGGAGAACGACGCCGTCGCGCCAACTGCGACACTGCGGTTCGCCGGATGGCTGCTGATGCTCGGGCCAAAGTTCCCTGCACTGCCGCCATACCGTACGATCAGGCCGGGACCCGGCCAGAGGATCTCGATGCCGTGATGGAGGATATTCGACGAGAAGAACGTGATGGAATTCGTCCCGGACTGCAGATCTCCCGTCGGATACGAGCGGATGTTGAAGGCATAGGCATGGTTCCCGCCGTACTCACCATCCGTCCAACCGTTGAACCTGCGATAATTGTAGTCGCCCGGCTCCTGGGCACCGTCGATGCCGTTCCAGGTGCGGACCATACCGACCACTTCCGTGGCCTGCGAGACATCGTCCGTCACGTTGTAGTGAACGTTCACTTCATCAAGGTCGCCGCGTGCCCATGCGCGTTCGGGCATATCCAGGGGTTTATACAATCGCACGTAACTCCCCGACCGTTGCAGGGTTAACCCTGAGACCTCGGGCGACACATACCAGACACCATTGCCATTCCGGATCCGGGCAACGAGCTTGATGCTCCCCGGTGCCTGGTCCGGCACATACCGCGTATCCCACACCGTCTGCCACCCGCCACCCGTCACCGTGCCAACGTGGTTCTTGATGGTCGGTTCGGCATTCGCCGCCAAGCGGCGGCGCGAGTCATGATGATATTCCTGCCAGACCCCGTCGCCGTCCGTGTCGTATCCATCATAATACGCAAGGAAATCCACCCGGTCGGTCCCGCCGCTCACGCTCGCGGAGATCATCGGGTTCTCGCCCATCGTTCCGCTCCCGGAAGGCGACGTGATGCTTCCCGTGGAATGGGTCTTGCCATTGTCATAGTAGACGCGCAGGATGATGCTGTACCATCCGAACTGCCCCCAGCCGAAACCATACGGGCCGGTCTGCCCGGTGTTCGTTCCCTGAAACGTGTTCGTGCCGGTATGCAGGTCCGACAGCGGCACGGGGATGGTGAGGTCCATCTGGGAGATGTAGTTGAAGCCATCATGCCCGTCCGGGATACCGTTACCACCGCCGAGTTCCGGAATGTCGATCCAGCCGTTCCCATTGAAACGGATCTTCTTCCCCGCGGTACCGACGTGGCCGCCCCAGATATTGACGATGGCTTCCGCACGCACAGCACCGGAGAGATCGTCCACGTCAAGGTCCAGTGTGGGATTCGGGAGGAACGCGCCCGCCTGGGGATACACATCGAGGTTGATGTTCGGGTCCGTGACGCGCCAATCGTCGCCGCTCATCGTCCGCATGAATTCCTTGTACACATCACCGGGCTGCGGCGACATCAGGTACTGCGCAGTCGTGGCGAGAGGAAGAGCGGCAACGAGCAGGAGCAACAGGAATGCGCGCTGCACGATGCGAGGTGCAGGGGGCAAATGAGCCATGAGTATCTCCATTCAATGAGAAGGATGTATATGATTAGTAGAGTCCTTGGTGCGGCGGTGTGCCGCAGGGGCGTAGGCCGCCCCATGTACGCTAGCGATCGGAACGCCGTAGGGATTGAGAGCCCTCCGATGCACGAGGGGCTCTCGATCAACGCTCGACTATGTCCCCCGAGAACGAATGGAATAAGGTACTGAAGATGGGAGCTGT
Protein-coding regions in this window:
- a CDS encoding carbohydrate binding domain-containing protein; its protein translation is MAHLPPAPRIVQRAFLLLLLVAALPLATTAQYLMSPQPGDVYKEFMRTMSGDDWRVTDPNINLDVYPQAGAFLPNPTLDLDVDDLSGAVRAEAIVNIWGGHVGTAGKKIRFNGNGWIDIPELGGGNGIPDGHDGFNYISQMDLTIPVPLSDLHTGTNTFQGTNTGQTGPYGFGWGQFGWYSIILRVYYDNGKTHSTGSITSPSGSGTMGENPMISASVSGGTDRVDFLAYYDGYDTDGDGVWQEYHHDSRRRLAANAEPTIKNHVGTVTGGGWQTVWDTRYVPDQAPGSIKLVARIRNGNGVWYVSPEVSGLTLQRSGSYVRLYKPLDMPERAWARGDLDEVNVHYNVTDDVSQATEVVGMVRTWNGIDGAQEPGDYNYRRFNGWTDGEYGGNHAYAFNIRSYPTGDLQSGTNSITFFSSNILHHGIEILWPGPGLIVRYGGSAGNFGPSISSHPANRSVAVGATASFSVGASGTAPLRYQWQKNDADIDGATGSSYTTPATSSGDNGATFRCVVTNDYGTATSNRATLTVGSGTTSPVIDKEPTDQTVIVGATATFTVQASGTAPLTYKWQKNSADIDGATEPSYTTPPVSKADSGALFRCIVSNGGGDTPSAAARLIVVSSAAPTILFDPVDQLVGVGQPATFTVRVQGAPPISFQWKKNGAPINGATDSVYTTPATSLVDSGSVYQCVVKNTLDSTFSAEAKLKVTTGSVSVLANAGFEQGTASWAFYTNGSATFTAAPAGPRNPHAGRVAVATEGSNVQLYQTGVTLEAGAQYRLYFRAYSTSGHDVSVSIQKHASPFTSYGVSGQVITLDTTWKDHSVTFTASGFAGVATDARMMFYLAPYDSAGDVFSFDDVSLSKVSSVAPLAVTGHPASASITVGDTAVFIAAVSGTPPITYQWQKNTVDIFGADGPRYVIPPAGSGDNGAQYRCVIKNPAGTIQTNSATLTVNGPVVIGAPVLLLPLNGSVSAATTQNFVWNRGVAGVTKYWFEIATDSLFTAGRSVDSSLTDTTKNVSGLTLASTYYWRVRAGNAGGWGPLSSTWRVRISLTSVAENRTTPTTVTLDQNYPNPFNPSTTIRYSLPAKASVQLKVFNLLGVEVAELANGEQEAGYHEIRFNAESLPSGMYFYRLQAGTTTETRRLLLVR